Below is a window of Campylobacter canadensis DNA.
GTTTTTTTTAGGATTTAGGCTTGAATATTTGTTTTGTTTATCTATGAATTGCTCAATATTTTCATAAGCATAATGTAAAAAATGATGCTTTAATTTTCCTATTTTTTCTTGGCAAATTATAGCTTCATGTACTTCTCTATCATCAAATTTAGCATAATTTTTGTTAAAAAGCCTTATGTTGTAATCAGGATAAAGCCCCATTCTTTTAATAGCTTTACCAAAGAAAAAATTTAATCTTGCTACTTTGTAAGCTTTATATTCTGCTTTAATTAAAGTATTTTTAATTTCTTCTTCAAGCTCTTTTGTAATAATCTCATCACTATCAAGAACAAAAACCCATTCGTTTTTAGCTTGATTTACCCCAAATTGTTTTTGTTTTCCAAATCCAAGCCAAGCTTGATGAAAAAGTTTTACATTTTTAAAAGTACTAGCTATTTTTATGCTATTATCTTTACTACCGCTATCAACTACTATAACTTCATCGGCAAAAGCAGCACTTTGTAAAACTTCTTTTAAATATTTTTCGCTGTTAAATGTAAGAATTATTATTGAAATATTCATAATATTTACTTCCTTTATTGCAAAAGCTCTTTAACTATTTTAAAGATATCATTTTCATCAATATTTGTTATACAAAAATCATTTTTGTCTAGTCTTTTTGCATTGTTTATTTGTATATTTGCATCTATTGTTTTATTTATCTTAGTTGTAAGTGCGTTTCTCTTACTTGGAGTTGCTCCAAATATTGTAATTGAAGCTATATTTTGAGCAAAGGCTAAATGTGTTGTGCCGCTATCGTTTCCTATAATTAAATTCATAGTATTGCTAAGCTGTATTAAATCTTGTAAAGATAGCTTGTCTAAAATATACATTCTTTTGCTTTGAATATTTGAGCAGATATATTGTGCATTTTGCCTTTCATCTTCACTACCCCAAGCAAAAAATATATTTATTTTTTCATAAGTGCTTAAGATTAGTTTGCATAATTTTAAAATTTTTTCTTTTGGATAATTTTTATTTGCTTGGCTAGAGCCAGTATAAAATAAAATATTTTTTTCGTTTAATTTTAGATATTCTAATTTTTTATTATCAAAAATAGCTTCTTTTTGATAAATTAAAGTGAAATCTAAATTAAGATTTAAAGCAAAATTCATAAGCGAAAAATATCTTTTAAATACATTTTCATCATAAGAACAATTTAGTTTATGTTTATAAAAAATACTTGCAAAATCTTCTTTTAGGCTATTTTTATCAAAACCAAAATTATTTTTTGAAAGCATTTTACTAACGAAGGCAGATTTAATTAAGCCTTGAAAGTCAATTACTAAATCATAATTATTTTTTTTAGCATTTTTTAATATATTAAAACATTCTTTGTATTTTTTATCTTTTAAGGGCAGTGCATAAAGATTATCTATGTAATGATGTTTTTCTAAGATATTTTTAAATCTTACATCAACAAACCAGTCAATACTAGCATTATTTACATATTTTTTTATAAACTGCAGCACCACAGCAGTTTGAATAATATCGCCTAGTGCTGAAAGTCTAATAATAGCAATCTTCATAAAAGCCCTTAAAATAAAGGCTTTTTACGCTTTAGGCGTAATCATTTTGCTAGGAACGACAAATTTATCAAAATCCTCTTCACTAACTAAACCAAGCTCCATAGCACTTTGTTTTAATGATAAACCTTTTTTGTGTGCATTTTTTGCAACCTTTGCAGCGTTTTCATAACCAATATGTGGATTTAAAGCTGTTACAAGCATTAATGAATTATTTAAGTTATGCTCAATTCTTTCTTTATTAGCTTCTATTCCAACTGCACAATGAATATCAAAACTAATCATTGCATCAGCAAGCAATCTTAAACTTTGTAAAAAATTATAAATAATTACAGGTTTAAATACATTTAATTCAAAATTACCTTGAGATGCAGCTATTTTAATAGCGCTATCATTTCCAAAAACTTGCACACAAACCATAGTTAAAGCTTCGCATTGAGTAGGATTTACCTTGCCTGGCATAATTGAGCTACCTGGTTCATTTTCTGGGATATTTATCTCTGCAAGACCGCATCTAGGACCTGATGCTAACCATCTAATATCATTTGCAATTTTCATTAAATTTGCTGCTAATGCACTTAAAGCACCGTGTAAAAAGCATAAAGCATCATGGCTTGTTAAACCGTGGAATTTATTTGGGCTAGAAACAAAGCTTGTATTTAGCATTGAGCTTAGTTTTTCGCTAACTCTTTGCCCTAATTCAGGATGAGCGTTAATTCCAGTACCAACAGCAGTTCCACCTATTGTAAGCTCTCTTGTGCTATTTAAAGCTAATTTTATATGATTTAATGAGCTTTCAAGCATATAAGCGTAGCCTGAAAATTCTTGACCTAAGGTAAGCGGAGTTGCATCTTGTAAATGCGTTCTACCTATTTTAATAATTTGCATAAATTCATTTGCTTTTTTTTCTAAGGTATTTTTAAGTTGTGTTAGTGCAGGAATTAGGGTTTTTTCTACTTCTAGCACAGCAACTATGTGCATTGCAGTTGGAAAGGTATCATTTGAGCTTTGAGACATATTTACATCATCATTAGGATGTACTACTTTTTCTTTTGTAAAATCTTTATTGCTTAGTTTAGTTGCAAGATTAGCAATAACTTCATTCACATTCATATTTGATTGAGTGCCAGAGCCTGTTTGCCAAATTGCAAGTGGAAATTCATCATCATATTTATGAGTTAAAATTTCATCGCAGGCTTTTACAATAGCATCTTTTTTCTCATCGCTTAATTTTTTTAAATCATTATTTACTAAAGCAAGCGCCTTTTTTAAATATACAAAAGAATGTATTAATTCAACTGGCATTTTTTCAGTGCCGATTTTAAAATTCTCAAAACTTCTTTGAGTTTGTGCTGCCCACAATTTGTCTGCAGGAACTTTTACTTCGCCCATTGTGTCGTGTTCTATACGATAATTCATTTTATTCTCCTTTATAAGATTTAATTAGATTAAATACACAATTAGTTATTTTTTCAATACTTTTAATCTCACATCTTTCATAAATACTATGTGGATTAAGTATATTTGGACCAATGCTTGCGCATTTTAATTTAGGATTTTTTTGCATTAAAACTCCGCATTCAAGACCAGCGTGAATGCTTGTCATTTTTGCATTAGGTACAAATTCTTGCAAATGCTTTAACACATCTTTTGTAAAATCATTTGCTATTGGCTGCCAAGGCTCATCTTTGCTTAGAAGTTTAACTTCGTAATTTAAAAAATGTGCCTTTGTTTTATAAAAAATTTCATCTAATTCTTTATCATCTTCGCTTCTTGCAAATATTTCTATATGAAATTCATCGCCTTCTTGCTTTACTATAGCTAGATTAACGCTTGTTTTTACTATTTGTAACTCTTGATTGTAAGATAAAACACCTTGTTTAAAACTAGCAAGTTTTGCTAAAAAATCATCATCAAAACATTTATAATCTTTATATTCAAGCTTGTTAATTATAAAATTTTCATTTGAATGCAATTCTTCATCACAATAAAATAAAGCTTTTGCATTTACACTAATGCTATTTGTTCTTTCTCCACCATTAAATGAGATTAATCTTGCATTGTGTTTAAATAAAAATAAGGCTAAATCGCTAATAGCACTAGGTATGTTTTTTATGATATCAATGCCGCTATGTCCGCCCTTATAACCCTTTGTTTGTATTTCATAAAGGAATTTTTTCTTTTCTTTATTTTCTTTAACTTTGCAGCTAACTTTTAGCATTAAAGATGCTGCACAGCCTATTATTACATAGTTTTCATTTTCGCTATCAATATTTAAAAGATTTGTAGAGCTAATATCTAAATTTAAATTGTTTGCTCCAAGTAATCCTACTTCTTCATTTGCAGTAAATAAACATTCTATATTATTAAATTTGTTTAATGCTTCAAGCATAATACAAAGTCCAATACCGTTATCAGCCCCTAAGGTTGAATTATCAGCCTTAATAAAACCATCTTCATTAATTATTTTAATATCAGGTGCATTGCCAACGCAAACCATATCATAATGGCTTTGCAAGCATAAATTAGGCTTTCCTTTTTTGCATAAAATATTTTCAGCCTCATCGCATAAAACTTCACAACCTTGTTCTTTTGCATAATTTATTATGTAGTCTTTTAATTTTTGCGCTTCAAAAGAACAGTGTGGGATTTTTGTGATATTTTCAAAATGCTTTAAAACTTGCATTTTATCTCCTTTTTTATTGTTTTCTTAGCTTATAATTACTTTTTAAACACTTGTAAAAAATTTGTATAAAAAATAATTTTTTGTTACTTTTTGATACAAATTTTATATTTTTATGTAAATTTTATATCTAAATCAAAACCGCTTAATGCTTTTAGTTGTGTTTGATTATTGCTTAAAAGAGAAAAGCTTTTTACTCCTAAGTATTTTAAAATTTGAGCGCCTATGCCATAGTTTTTATCATCGCTTTTTTCGCCTTGCATTAAGATTAAAATCCCACCATTTTTGCAAAGTTCATTTATTGCATTTATGCTATCTTCAAATTTAATTGCATCTTGAGAACTTTTATAAAATTTAACCAAAGAATTTTTATATTTACCATCAAAGATAAAAACAAAATGACTTCTATTTAAAAAATCACTAAATTCTAATTTTAAAACCGCCTTATCTAGTATATTTGTATTTTCTTTACTTACAAGATTTATTAAAGTTTGAGTTTTTAGTCTAAATTTAATTAAATCTTCTATTGTTACTAATTTTATATTGTGTTTTTCTCCGAATTTAATTAAATCATCTTGTCTTGCCATTGTGCCATCTTCATTCATAATTTCACAAATAACACAAGCAGGGGTTAGATTTGCTAATTTACACATATCCACAGTACCTTCAGTATGTCCAGTGCGAACTAAAACACCACCATCTTTTGCAATAAGAGGATTAATATGACCAGGTCTTACAAAATCACTCTCACTGGCATTTTTATCAGCAAAAATTTTAATAGTATCACACCTTTCTTGTGCGCTAACACCAGTAGTTGCGGTCTTTGCATCAACAGTTATTGTAAATGCAGTTTCGTGATTTGAAGTATTTTTTGGAACCATCAAAGGTAGGTTAAACTTATTTGTAAGATTGCTATCAAGTGCAACGCATACAACGCCTCTTGCCTTTGAAAGAGTAAAATTTATTTTTTCTGCAGTGCAAAATTGTGCTGCAAAGATTAAGTCTCCTTCGTTTTCTCTATCAGGGGCATCAAGCATAATTAGCATTTGACCATTTTGTAATTGTTTTATACCTTCTTCTATACTTATAAATGACATTTGTTTTCCTTGAATATTTTTTAAGTATTATTTTCAAGCTAAATTAATACTTAAAAAATAAAGAGCAAAAAATGCTCTTTATATTATTTATAATTTTTAATTGCAGCGTGTAAGATAGCGCTTGCTTCTTGTTTATCTTTGTATTCTTTTACCTTTACCCACTTGTTTGGTTCAAGCATTTTGTAAGTTTCAAAGAAATTTTTAATTTTATCAAGCTTGTGTTTTGCTAAATCATCAAGACTATTTATATTATCATAGCTTGGGTCAAGCTTGCTAACAGGCACAGCTAGTAATTTTTCATCCATTCCGCTTTCATCTTCCATAATTAAAACTCCGATTAAACGGCATTTAATCACACTACCAGCTACTAATGGATACTCGTTTAATACAAGTACATCAACAGGATCCCCGTCATCAGCTAAAGTATTTGGCACAAAACCATAATTTGCAGGGTAGAACATAGCAGAATACATTACTCTATCAACAAATAAAGCACCACTTTGTTTATCTACTTCATATTTTACATTTGAGCCATAAGGTATTTCTATTACAACATTTAAAGCATTTTCATCGCCACATTTAATCTTACTTAAATCCATTTTCTCTCCTATTTTATATAATGTTCTCTTATATATTTATATATTTTTTCAATTGCATCTTGAAGCATTACTTTAGCATCACCTCCAAAGGCACCACCAGTTAATTTAGCATTTACTTCAAAACTTTGCACTTCATTGTTATTGCTATCAATTAAAGCAACTTTAATAATAGCACTTGCCGTTCCTGCTCCAAATGGCCCTGCCATATATCTAGCAAAACGGTCGCCTTCATCATAGTCTAAAATCGCACAAGATATTTTTAAATCTTTACCTAAAATATTTTGTTGTCTTAGCTTGTCATTTAAGCCTTTTTCTAAATACTCACCGAAATTTTCTTTTTTGCAATCTGCATAAGCGCTTAAATAATCTCTTTTTGTTTCATTGTAATTTACCTTAGTTATGTTTGCACTAGAAAAATTACATCCTGTAAGTAATACCCCCCCCATAGCCATCGCTACGATTAATTTTGTTGTTTTCATTTTGTCTCCTTATTAAAAATTAAATTCTATTTTTTATTTCTCTATTCATATCGGCTACTATTTGCTCTATTGTTCTTTCGCCGTTTATTTTAATATGTAGATTTTTTTCTTTATAAAAAGTTGTGATTTGCTCTAGTGGTTCTGTATAAACCTTCATTCTATTATTAAATACTTCTTCGTTATCATCAGCTCCTCTAGCTCTGCCTAAAACTCTTTCTTTAGCAGTATTTTCTCCTACATAAACTTCAATAACTGCTGCTAATTTTACTAAATTTTGTTTTTTTAGCTCTTCATCTAAAGCTTTCATTTGCTCTACACTTCTTGGGTAGCCATCAATTAAAATAACATCATTTTCGCATTTTGCTATAGCACTTAAAATAGTATTAACAACTATTTTTAATGGAACTAAATTCCCTTTAGAAATAAGTGCATCAATTTCTTTTCCAAGCTCACTACCACTTGCTACTTCTTCTCTTAGCAAATCTCCTGTTGAGTAGTGTGTGTAGTTTTCTTCTTTTGCAATAATGCTTGCATCGGTGGTTTTACCACTTCCTGGAGCACCGATTATTAAAAATAATTTTTTCATATTTTTCCTTTCAAAAAATGTTAATTTTAACTAAAAAGTTAAATCTAAAGATAATTTTTTTAATTCTTTTTGTAAAAAGATTTGAAATTCTTTTAATCTTTCTTTACTTTTTGCTTCTAATCTTGTTATTAAATAAGGGCTTGTATTGCTTGCTCTTAGCAAGATAAAACCATCATCATAATTAATTCTAACTCCATCAATAAGAATAATACTAGCATTAAGATTAAGACTGTTTATATTATTTATAAAATCTTGCATTAGTTTAAATTTATTATTTTCATCTACTTTTATTTTTATTTCATCGCTCTTAAATGATTTAGGTAAATTATCTAAAAGTTCGTTGAAATTTGGGTTTTTGTTATAAATCCTTAAAATTCTAAGCATTGCATAAATTGCATCATCGTAGCCAAAATAAATATCGTTAAAGAAAATATGTCCGCTAAGTTCGGCTGCTAGATTAAAATTATGCTCTTTTATTGCTTTTTTTATATTTGAATGCCCAGTTTTACACATTTTGCACTCACCAAGCTTATTTATTTCATCATATATAATTTTTGAGCATTTAACCTCGCATAAAATCTTAGGATTTTGCATATTTTTAGCAAAAATATAGCAAAGTTCATCACCTTTTATAATTTTATCTTTTAATAAGCACACAACCCTATCAGCATCGCCATCAAATGCAAAGGCTATGCTTGAATTATCCTTTTGCATTTGTGTTTTTAGCATTTGTAGATTTTCTTCTTCAGTTGGGTCAGGTTCGTGAGTTTTAAATTCTCCATCAAATTCATCTAAAATGCAAGTATTTTTAATATTTAATCTATTTAAAATTTCTTTTGCAACATATGAAGCTGCACCATTTGCTAAATCACAACTTATATTAAAATTAAGATTTTTTAAATCTTTGAATTCTTCTTGTAAAAATTGCAAATACTCTTCTTTAGCATCTAAAAATTCATATTCAACATCTTCAATTTTATTATCAAAATTATCCATTTGAGCTTTTACTTCATTATAAATATTAGCAAGCTCATCTCCAAAAAAACTTTCTTTATTGATTGTGATTTTAAAGCCGTTGTATTCTTTTGGATTATGCGATGCGCTTATTATTATATTTGCATCAATATTGCATTTATAAGTGCTAAAATATCCAACAGGAGTCGGAACAAGCCCTAGTGAATAAACCTTTATTTTGCTTTTATTTAAGCCATAAATTAAGGCATTATGCAAGATATTATTAGATAATCTTGCATCATAGCCAACACTTACGCTTTTTGCATTTTTACTAAGCATAATTTTACCTAAAACATAGCCTAAAGCCTTTGTAAATTGCGCAGTTATTTCACTAGCATAAATGCCTCTTATATCGTATTCTCTAAAAATATGTTTCATCTTTTCTCCTTTATTTGCATGTATTTTTTATAAATTCTTTTAGCTCTTCACTATTTATTGAACTTTTTAATTCTAAGATTAAAATTTCATCAATATTTATGGAGTATTTTTTAGCTAAATATTTTATTAATGTTTTTTTAAAATTTGCTTTACCAAGCTCTGTAAATAAATCCTCATAAAAATAACTTGCTATAACACTATTTAAAGAATCTAGCAAGTAAGAATTTTTTTCATTTAAGTCATCAGCAATAAATTCTAAGCTTAATTTTATTTGTTTTAGTGAATTATCTTTTGAATAAACATCGCTTATAAAATCACTTATTTTAACACTATTAGCATATAAATTACAAAATAATAATAAAAAAATTATAAGTTTTTTCATTCAACATAACCTTTTAAAGTAGAATAAAAATCATCCACTGCCTTATTGGCCTTTGCCTTTGTTTTTAGCATTAAAGCAAAGAAATTATATGAACTGTTAAAAGAAATTTTAAATGTATTTGGATTTTTAGCCCTTGAAAAAGCTACATATAATTGACCTTTTGCAAAAATATTATCGCATTTACATAAAAGCTTTTCAATGCTCATTCCTTGTGATTTGTGTATGGTGATTGCATAAGCTAATTTTAAAGCATAAGCTTTTATTATTGCATCTGCTTCAATATTGCTTGTGTTGTACTCTTCGTAATATTCAAAAGTAGTTTTTTCTACACTAAAAATAAGATTATTTGATTTTACACAAATTACTTCTTGCTCTTCATTATAAGATATGATTTCTCCTTGCATTCCGTTGTAAAAACCGTGTGCATTGTAGGTAAAAATCACTTTTGCTCCTATTTTAAATTCAAAATCTTCTTCAATAGGCAAGGTTTTAATCCATTGTTCAATTTTATTGCTTGGAGAAAATTTATTTTTAATTATGTCTATTTTTGCCTTGTAGCTTTTTGCTTCTATCTTTGCAAGTTTATTTTGATTTATAAATTTTGCTTCTTTATTGGTACCGCAAATTATTGTATAATCATCAAATTCATTAGAATTTAAATCTTGGTCTGTAATGTAGTTGTAAAAATAATCAACACAACAATCATCAACATTAGCAAGGCGGATTTTTAATAAATTTTTATAAAATTCTTCATCATTCATTCTATGTTGTTTATTTAAAATTACAGAATAAAAATCAAATTCCTTCCAAAATTGTGATAAAAAAGCATATTTTCCATCGCTTAATACTGGTTCTAATTGATAAAAATCTCCTACTACTAATAATTTGATATTGTAATTTTGAATTCTATGATGAATCATATCAAATAAATCAGCACTTACCATTGATATTTCATCAATTAAAACCACATCAATATTTTTTAGAATTTTGTTTAATTCAAGCAAGTCTTCTTTGCTAGTTTTAAGTTCTGATATGTTTTTTGCTATTTTGAATTTAAAAAATTTATGTATTGTTAGTGCTTTAATGTTTATTGCTGCTAGAGCAGTACTTGCTAATGGTATGATTTTTAATTCTTTATTTTCTAAGATTTTTTTGATGGTGTAGGATTTACCAACCCCAGCACCACCTGTTAAAAAAACATTTCTTCCTTCTTTTAGTTTTTGTATTATTAAACTTGCATTATCTTTCATTACAAAATCTTAAAATTATAATTTTTAAGCGTTAGCTCATTTAACCTATCTCTTAATTCTTCATAACTTCTTCCATCGTATGGATAATATGCTATAATTTGAGTTTTCTTTTCATTTAAAAAATCATTAATTTCATTTAAAAGTGTTTCAGTATTTGAAGAATCAGTTCCTGATAATAATAAAATAACGCCCCTTTCAAAGGTGAAATAACAATCAGTATTTCTTAACATTTCCCCAATTGTTTTTTGATGCTCAATATTGTGCGTATTTACATAAGCTAGACAAAACTCAAAATTATCATTTTGTAAATGTCTTTTAATATTTGCTATAAAAAAATTCATAGCAACTTGAAAATGTTCTTTGTTAAAAGCTTTCATTACTCGTTCCTTAAAGTAGTTAAAATATCTATTTTACTAGCTTTATAAGCAGGATAAAGTGCTGATAAAAATACTATTAAAATAGAGCCAAACACAATGCTAAGAAAATCAAAAATACTTAAATCAATCGGTAGCTTTGATGTTCCATAAACATCAGCTGGAAGTGTTATTATATCAAAGCTATTTAAAATAAACATAGAACAAAAACCTAACAATATCCCAAAAATTATTCCACAAAAACCTATAAAAAAGCCTAGCATAAAAAATGAATTTCTTACTTCTTTTTTACTTGCGCCTAAGGCTAAAAGTAGGGCGATTTCATTTTTTCTATTTAAAACTATCATAAATAAAGAACTTATGATATTTAAGCTTGCAATGATTATTATCATTAATAAAATAAAAAATAAGGCTTTTTTTTCTAATTCAAGTGCGTTTAAAAAGTTACCATTTTGTTCCCACCAGCCTATTATAAAATAATCATCTTTGTATTTTTCTTTTAGTATTTTAATATCGTCTTGAGCGTTTTTTGAATAAAGATGAATTCCTGTGTAGTTTTGGTTTTTAAGCACTTTTTTTAAATCATTAATATCAACATAAGCATAAGATTCATCATAAGCCTTTAAACCAGATGAAAAAGAGCTTTGATAATTAAATCTTTTTATGGTTGGGCTAAAGGCTAAGGCGTTAGGACTTAGATTAGTAAAAATTAAATTAATTTTAAAATCATCAATTAAAAAGCCAGAACCTAAAATAATAGGAAAACTTTCTTGAATATTTGTATTTTTATAAGCTTTGTTAAAAATTTCATTTATCTTTGCTTCTTGTTTAAAATCAACTCCGAAAATCACAGCTGCTTGAAGAGAATTTGCACTTTTAATTACTGCTTGAGATTGGATAAAAGGAGAGATTAAATAAGTTTTTTGCAGCTCTTGAATTAATTTTTCATTAATTATTTTATTTTTTGAATAAATAGAAATTGGGTAATTCATAACTAATAATTTATCTAAAAAATTTTTATTCATACCATTCATAACAGCCATAGATACAATAAGAACGCAAACTCCTAAAGCAACACCAATAAAAGCAAGTAGCTTTGTAATCATAATAAAAGGCATTGATTTATCAAAGCGTAAATATTTAAAGAGTAAATATTTAATCATAAATGTTTTTTTATCACTTCAATTAATTGTGGTTGGGTTGCATCTTTTATAATCAAGTCTGCAAAATCAACATTTCTTTTTATGCTATCAGGGCTAAAAATTATTATAAAGGTATTTGGTTCTTTAAGTTTTATATTATTTAAAACATTTTTTATATTATCAAAATCATATAAAATTGATAAATACCCAACAATAATTATTTTATAATTATTTTTTACTTCTTCTAAAAAAGCACTAATGCTATTTACTTTCGCACAAATACTTGCACTTTTATTTACAATGTGTAATAAGTGTGAGCTTTGAATATCATTATCTAAAAATATCAAAACATCATTTTTAATATTTTCTTTATTTGC
It encodes the following:
- a CDS encoding bifunctional 3,4-dihydroxy-2-butanone 4-phosphate synthase/GTP cyclohydrolase II; translated protein: MSFISIEEGIKQLQNGQMLIMLDAPDRENEGDLIFAAQFCTAEKINFTLSKARGVVCVALDSNLTNKFNLPLMVPKNTSNHETAFTITVDAKTATTGVSAQERCDTIKIFADKNASESDFVRPGHINPLIAKDGGVLVRTGHTEGTVDMCKLANLTPACVICEIMNEDGTMARQDDLIKFGEKHNIKLVTIEDLIKFRLKTQTLINLVSKENTNILDKAVLKLEFSDFLNRSHFVFIFDGKYKNSLVKFYKSSQDAIKFEDSINAINELCKNGGILILMQGEKSDDKNYGIGAQILKYLGVKSFSLLSNNQTQLKALSGFDLDIKFT
- a CDS encoding phosphomannomutase/phosphoglucomutase, translated to MKHIFREYDIRGIYASEITAQFTKALGYVLGKIMLSKNAKSVSVGYDARLSNNILHNALIYGLNKSKIKVYSLGLVPTPVGYFSTYKCNIDANIIISASHNPKEYNGFKITINKESFFGDELANIYNEVKAQMDNFDNKIEDVEYEFLDAKEEYLQFLQEEFKDLKNLNFNISCDLANGAASYVAKEILNRLNIKNTCILDEFDGEFKTHEPDPTEEENLQMLKTQMQKDNSSIAFAFDGDADRVVCLLKDKIIKGDELCYIFAKNMQNPKILCEVKCSKIIYDEINKLGECKMCKTGHSNIKKAIKEHNFNLAAELSGHIFFNDIYFGYDDAIYAMLRILRIYNKNPNFNELLDNLPKSFKSDEIKIKVDENNKFKLMQDFINNINSLNLNASIILIDGVRINYDDGFILLRASNTSPYLITRLEAKSKERLKEFQIFLQKELKKLSLDLTF
- the waaC gene encoding lipopolysaccharide heptosyltransferase I; translated protein: MKIAIIRLSALGDIIQTAVVLQFIKKYVNNASIDWFVDVRFKNILEKHHYIDNLYALPLKDKKYKECFNILKNAKKNNYDLVIDFQGLIKSAFVSKMLSKNNFGFDKNSLKEDFASIFYKHKLNCSYDENVFKRYFSLMNFALNLNLDFTLIYQKEAIFDNKKLEYLKLNEKNILFYTGSSQANKNYPKEKILKLCKLILSTYEKINIFFAWGSEDERQNAQYICSNIQSKRMYILDKLSLQDLIQLSNTMNLIIGNDSGTTHLAFAQNIASITIFGATPSKRNALTTKINKTIDANIQINNAKRLDKNDFCITNIDENDIFKIVKELLQ
- the ppa gene encoding inorganic diphosphatase codes for the protein MDLSKIKCGDENALNVVIEIPYGSNVKYEVDKQSGALFVDRVMYSAMFYPANYGFVPNTLADDGDPVDVLVLNEYPLVAGSVIKCRLIGVLIMEDESGMDEKLLAVPVSKLDPSYDNINSLDDLAKHKLDKIKNFFETYKMLEPNKWVKVKEYKDKQEASAILHAAIKNYK
- a CDS encoding adenylate kinase; the protein is MKKLFLIIGAPGSGKTTDASIIAKEENYTHYSTGDLLREEVASGSELGKEIDALISKGNLVPLKIVVNTILSAIAKCENDVILIDGYPRSVEQMKALDEELKKQNLVKLAAVIEVYVGENTAKERVLGRARGADDNEEVFNNRMKVYTEPLEQITTFYKEKNLHIKINGERTIEQIVADMNREIKNRI
- the fumC gene encoding class II fumarate hydratase; its protein translation is MNYRIEHDTMGEVKVPADKLWAAQTQRSFENFKIGTEKMPVELIHSFVYLKKALALVNNDLKKLSDEKKDAIVKACDEILTHKYDDEFPLAIWQTGSGTQSNMNVNEVIANLATKLSNKDFTKEKVVHPNDDVNMSQSSNDTFPTAMHIVAVLEVEKTLIPALTQLKNTLEKKANEFMQIIKIGRTHLQDATPLTLGQEFSGYAYMLESSLNHIKLALNSTRELTIGGTAVGTGINAHPELGQRVSEKLSSMLNTSFVSSPNKFHGLTSHDALCFLHGALSALAANLMKIANDIRWLASGPRCGLAEINIPENEPGSSIMPGKVNPTQCEALTMVCVQVFGNDSAIKIAASQGNFELNVFKPVIIYNFLQSLRLLADAMISFDIHCAVGIEANKERIEHNLNNSLMLVTALNPHIGYENAAKVAKNAHKKGLSLKQSAMELGLVSEEDFDKFVVPSKMITPKA
- a CDS encoding glycosyltransferase family 2 protein; this encodes MNISIIILTFNSEKYLKEVLQSAAFADEVIVVDSGSKDNSIKIASTFKNVKLFHQAWLGFGKQKQFGVNQAKNEWVFVLDSDEIITKELEEEIKNTLIKAEYKAYKVARLNFFFGKAIKRMGLYPDYNIRLFNKNYAKFDDREVHEAIICQEKIGKLKHHFLHYAYENIEQFIDKQNKYSSLNPKKNNLLKALINPYWTFFKLYFIKLGFLEGKKGFIIAKLYAQYTFWKYIKSEI
- a CDS encoding DUF4410 domain-containing protein, which translates into the protein MKTTKLIVAMAMGGVLLTGCNFSSANITKVNYNETKRDYLSAYADCKKENFGEYLEKGLNDKLRQQNILGKDLKISCAILDYDEGDRFARYMAGPFGAGTASAIIKVALIDSNNNEVQSFEVNAKLTGGAFGGDAKVMLQDAIEKIYKYIREHYIK
- a CDS encoding M20/M25/M40 family metallo-hydrolase, whose protein sequence is MQVLKHFENITKIPHCSFEAQKLKDYIINYAKEQGCEVLCDEAENILCKKGKPNLCLQSHYDMVCVGNAPDIKIINEDGFIKADNSTLGADNGIGLCIMLEALNKFNNIECLFTANEEVGLLGANNLNLDISSTNLLNIDSENENYVIIGCAASLMLKVSCKVKENKEKKKFLYEIQTKGYKGGHSGIDIIKNIPSAISDLALFLFKHNARLISFNGGERTNSISVNAKALFYCDEELHSNENFIINKLEYKDYKCFDDDFLAKLASFKQGVLSYNQELQIVKTSVNLAIVKQEGDEFHIEIFARSEDDKELDEIFYKTKAHFLNYEVKLLSKDEPWQPIANDFTKDVLKHLQEFVPNAKMTSIHAGLECGVLMQKNPKLKCASIGPNILNPHSIYERCEIKSIEKITNCVFNLIKSYKGE
- a CDS encoding ATP-dependent DNA helicase, with amino-acid sequence MKDNASLIIQKLKEGRNVFLTGGAGVGKSYTIKKILENKELKIIPLASTALAAINIKALTIHKFFKFKIAKNISELKTSKEDLLELNKILKNIDVVLIDEISMVSADLFDMIHHRIQNYNIKLLVVGDFYQLEPVLSDGKYAFLSQFWKEFDFYSVILNKQHRMNDEEFYKNLLKIRLANVDDCCVDYFYNYITDQDLNSNEFDDYTIICGTNKEAKFINQNKLAKIEAKSYKAKIDIIKNKFSPSNKIEQWIKTLPIEEDFEFKIGAKVIFTYNAHGFYNGMQGEIISYNEEQEVICVKSNNLIFSVEKTTFEYYEEYNTSNIEADAIIKAYALKLAYAITIHKSQGMSIEKLLCKCDNIFAKGQLYVAFSRAKNPNTFKISFNSSYNFFALMLKTKAKANKAVDDFYSTLKGYVE